A segment of the Lycium barbarum isolate Lr01 chromosome 7, ASM1917538v2, whole genome shotgun sequence genome:
acttgttggagagagcttcagttatcgtctctgtgtcataaaaaaatgcaacaactaagtgagttgttggaacaactaaattacctgttgcaacaagtgactTAGTTGTTctaacagatgtgttacttgttggagagagcttccgTTATCGTCtttgtgtcataacaaaatgcaacaactaagtgagttatTAGAACAACTAACTCACCTGTTGCAATGagtgaggtagttgttccaacagatatGTTACTTTTTGGAGAGaacttcagttattgtctctgtgtcataacaaaatgcaacaactaactgagttgttggaacaactaacttacctattgcaacaagtgagttagttgttccaacagatgtgttatttGTTGGAAAGGTAATGTATGAATACCTAtttccggggaagaataccctgctccatctgtggaatccaACACGTTCAAGATGTTCGGTGGCCCCAGGGACGGtatctctgatttgattgaaatggtcattgaactcATCTATATTGTACGATTTTACTGCTTTATAAAACTGAGATATGACCTTCGTATTGTGAAAGGTGGTTCGGAGATTTTCCCCAAGGTGCTTCATGCAACAACCATAATGAGATAAAGGGAAGACAATTAAAACtgcctttttgatacttggatgcctatcagaaattatgcacaactctTTGGTATCATCTACaaagcttctcatttgttcaaaaatatatttgtatgaggcatcacactccttgtccactacacaaaattCCGCAGGAAAAACATGATTCTCCGCATCTTGCGCCACGGCTGACAATAACACTCCTTCGTACTTGCTCTtcaagaatgtcccatcgacagctatgacttttatcatttgcgcaaaaccaagcatccaagccttgtaggctacaaaaaagtacttgaacttcccattaGCATCAACCTTCAATGTCGTCTTGCTTCCTGGATTTGCGGAACGAAGCATATAACGGTACGCATCAAACACTgcatacccgtgctcatgtgtcccccttgtcaaagattttgcaatctccatgcccttccagaccttccaataacttaccttacaacccaaTTCTGTGCGGAATGattggctcatatcttttgtagatgggcctttaccgtcgggaaacctatctttgaagtattcaccaatgactttcgctgtggcgtgtggattatggctagtaatatgctcagaaccacatgtgtgatactttatgtaggttgtaatacaaaatctgtcagaaCTTAAAAACTTCATAGCCctcagccaccacttgcactccggatgtacacatctaaagcaatacacagtgcgcaaattaatcaccttcttgagtataaaatctttcttcacgcaagcaagtttcaacatagttgctagttgttccttgttcttgaatgacattcctttataaaagcctgtttcatcatcttgaacatggctgcACAGTGAAGATTGTGTAGAACACGGTGTATTGCTCACAACTTCGGGTGTAGGAATCggctcacccccacttccattatctggaatatccatatccatatctaccccatccaatttatcatttaacacatcttgttggtcttgacctaaattatggttctctaccaggcttccaaccacgtatacctttaaaatgggcctagctacatcattcaaataagtacgcaaacgatcctgatcagttatcttaaaaggcaagaccctctggttttcaaaagagctatgcatgtaagtgatggcaagatctttcggttcacaagttaattcacaataggtgatgattaagttcacaaaatcatcaaacacaacatctctttggaccacttatcgctatcgtctctaacatgtgactacccttccatcaccaaatatatcgattgttcttctcgatccattcgccatggcaatcaacacctattgttattgagtcccccattaatgctacctgaatatattttgttttttaaaaaaaaggtcaTGACCGTATAGTAACAAAATACAATAACTTaatgacttgttggaacagatgaatcaggtgttgcaacaagtggattacctgttgcaacaagtactatCCTTGTTGCACCAactaactaatctgttggagtcagcttcagtttttcgAGTTCTGTTTAATCCAAAGACagttgaagatgtccaacagattagtaagttgttgcaacaagtaaattacttgttgcaacaggtaatacacttgttgcagcaactaactaatctgttggagtcagctacaattttttttttgggtccagtttttgggttctgttggactgaagctgaatccaacggatcagtgagttgttgcaacaagtaaaatacttgttgcaacaggtagtacactacttgcaacaactcacaaatctgttgcaacttattcatactacgtatttaacaacaattagtatagaagttgcaacaactacataatCTGTTGTAATTGTGGCAGAGACTACAATAGTTGTTGCATAAACTACAGCAGCTTCTGCAGAAACTACAACAGTTGTTGCAAAAACTTAGAAGCTCTTATACAGCAGCtttagcacttgttgcaacaagtacaattgctactgtaaattgttggaaaatcagcAGCAAAACCCACATAAACAATTGAAACAAAATAGCAAtattttacttaccaaatgagcggaaaTTACTTCTGAAGTAATGCCCagccaaaaaattgcaaaatctgtTGGTTTcgtttttttctttgttgagcaaattcttcaaaatggcgcaccaatggaagaagaagaagcaggggaAGCAGCAATACTTATGAAGTAATGCCCATGTAGACACTAATGAAATCCAACCAAAAAAATTGCAAATTTGGTGGTTTAGTTTTTTCTTTTATTGAGCAGATTCTTCAAAATGGAACAACAATGGATGAAGAAGAAGCAGGGGAAGCAGCAATGGAAGAtgaggaagaagaatggagggAGAAAAAGAATGAGAACAGGCGgatggaaaagaagaagaagaagaagaaggaggaggaagaaCGAATcgaggaaggagaagaagaacagAGGAGGGAAAAGAGCAAAAACGGGTGCAACTATTGGCGCCCTTTTTTTTTGACCCATTTTggtattttagggtttatattGACTAGGTcaaagtattaaaaataaaacttgagggcaaagtgttaaaaataaagttaagggtcaaagtgtcaaaataaaAACTTTTGGGCAAGGTCAAAACCTCTTAATCACTAATAAAAAAACATCACCtccactcaataattaaaacttaagTCACCTTctctcaataaaaaaaaattaagagtcACCTGTAGCTAAATGCCCCACAAAACTATACAAAATAgagaaatatttattttaaaagatAGAGGGCGTTGATAATGTTGGAAGTGTCCATCCGTATTCCGAAGAAAGACGCAAACCCACGGAACATAGAAACCTCTTATTTTACTCTGCAAATCCTTACACCCATCACCAAGCAAACAACATCTGGtaattttactcttttttttttttcgaattccTCCATAATTGATTATTTATCTCTTCAATATTCAATTTTGTCTCTGTCTTTGTgtgtattagttttttttttttggtataagaGATAACCCTAGGTATACATAAAATTGAAATTCGAATATTCATCTTAATCGAATTATGTAAGTTGAAGTTTTTTAGCTAGCTAGTGAATTATTTGCTtctgtttggccatagattttgaagttgaaacttgaaaatttgagtttttgGAACTTCAAGTTGTGTTTCGACATGCATTTTACTTGGAGAATTTTTTGATGTTTTGTGAGTGGAAGTGAAATTTTGgaacttgaaaatattttgaagataaattttcaaaatctgatccaaaatctatggccaagcACTAGCAAAtttttttctctgatttttttttttttaaattgcgaTTTGCTATTTGGGAGTCTTTGTAGCTTTAATTGTGTATGTTTTGCTATAAAATTGCATGCTTTTTAGTATTTTGGTTCTGGGATTTAATTTTTCATTTGTAATGTTCTCAACAATGATTGACTTTCATTTCTGGCTGGAAGGAATTCGATTTCAGCGAATAAGTTCATTTATCTACCAGTACTGGAATTGGGGGCAGACTCTAACTAGTTTGGGATTGAGTTGATTGTTAATGAAACTACACATTTTCTTGTAGGCGCTTGGCCTGCCACAATTATTAAAAGTATCTGTAGAAACATGCCCGGTGATATATTTTTTCGtaaaagtgtataaagaatagAATACAGGAAAAATTTCTTGAGAGGAGCTAAAAATAATCAAGAAAAGGGCTAGTGGTTCTAATAGAACTTTCTTTATGGTATTTAAAGAAAATTAAAACCTTCCATGTGTTGACGAGTCCCACATCAAGGATTTATGGGATGGGTGGTCTTTACCGAAAAAAGCCTCTCTATCTCACAAAGGcaagggtaaggtctgcatacattaTATCCTCCCCACTTGTGGGATCCTCctgggtattgttgttgttgtggtctCTTTATATGGCTTGGGCAATCCTCACCTCTTGAGCTTAACTTTTGGGGTTGAGATAGGCTGAAGATCCATTTCTTTCCCTTAGAGCAAGACCCATCCCAATTCTTGTTACCTGATGTTGGCCCCATATTAAAAATTTCCCACACTCTAGATGTCCAGCCCTGGgcgtggggtgggggggggggagatGGGGAGAGGGATGTGGTGGTATTGAAGAGTCCCACATCGAGGATTTATGGGATGAGTGGTTTCTTTATATGGCTTGGGCAATCCTCACCTCTTGAGCTAGCTTGACGTCGAGTTTGGCCCAAGATACATTTCTTTACATGATATCAGAAGCAGGACCCATCCCAATTCTTGTTATTCGATattggccccatattaaacattgCCCACTCTCCATATGTCCAGCCTTGGGCGTGAGGAGGTACTGAAGAGTCCCACATCGTGGATTTATGGGATGGATACTCTCTTTATATGGCTCGGGCAATCGTCACCTCTTGAGCTAGCTGTTGGGGTTGAGTTAGACCTAAAATTCATTTCTTTACACCATGTAAAGCAGGATAAGCATTTTGGGGCAACTGGACAATCTTTAAAGTGTTTACCATGAGCGTCTCGTGAGATAACAGAGTTTTAAAATTTTTATGGTTCTTCCTGAACTTTCTTGTTAAATTTTCTTTTGACTGACGTCATGTTACCTATTTGCAGCCCATCTGTTCTTGATATGTTATACTGATTATGCTGGAACCATGGTGAAATTTGAAGGCAAAGTCGTGTATTCTTCGCTTGCTAATTTGGAAAAGGACAATGCGAAATTTCATTTTGTTGAAGACGAAGTTGAGGAGGATTCATGGGGAAGACTCCCAGAAGATTCCCATTCTGCAGGAAAAAGTTATCCATGTGGGTACCCACCAATCGAATCTGATGATGTATTGGATAGGGGCTGTGATTCTGGTAATGACCCTTATAACTTCTTGCCACAAAGTGGTCCTCCTGAGGTCAATTTAAGAAATGTCTTGGGTGGGCTAGTTGCTATTGTTACAGGGCAGAATAAAGGTCAGGTTTCAAATGCAACTCCACAGTTCCCTAGTTCTAATGTTTCGTTTCTTGGATCGGGCACAAATGGAGATACTTTCTTGCATTCGTCAGTTTACACACCAAGTGCTCCACCACTGGTTGAGCCAACCGCATTTAACTACAGTGCTTACAAGGATGTGTTGGAATCTGAGCCTCCAGAGTGGCTTCCGGACAGTTCAACAACTGTTTGTATGCAATGCACTGCGCCTTTTACAGCATTCACTCGTGGAAGACATCATTGTCGGTTTTGTGGAGGGGTTTTTTGTAGGACATGCACAACAGGGAGGTGCCTGTTGCCTATGAAGTTTCGGGAGAAGAACCCCCAGAGAGTGTGTGATACCTGCTATGATAGGCTTGACCCAGTGCAAGGTGTGCTCATCAACACCATTAGCAACGCTGTGCAGGTTGCAAAGCATGATGTTATGGACTGGACTTGTACAAGAGGTTGGTTGAACCTTCCAGTGGGTTTATCCATGGAGTATGAGATATACAAGTCATCAAACACATTGAGGACGTACGCACAGGTCTATTCTCTTTAGTActacaactttttattttttttatgctcTTGGCTTTAACCTCAAGAATCAGCAATGTACCTTTTGTTACTATTGAGGTGGATATTGATGATCCTTTTTAGTTTCATTGTAAACTTGCTCTCTCCACTCGTTCTAGGGATGTAAATAGGGCGGGGCAGGGCAAGCCTTGACCTGCTAAGATTTTAACATGTCCTGCCCTGCCCCGTTTATAAATTTTTCCCAAATTTTTCCCTGCCCGCCCTGACTCATTTTAACTGATAGTCCATTTTTTCCCATACTACCTAGTCTTTTTAACAAAAAAGCTGTTTTATTCTTAAACATAAAGGATTGCGTATTAGTGAATCTGTGAATACTATTGgcttttcttatgattataacaCAAAGGATGAGTATTGTCATTTAATTTTTTATTACTTTTTATTATTGAATCATTGGAAAATTAACCTAGAATACGATTATAACACAAAGGATGAGTATTGTCATTTAATTTTTTATTACTTTTTATTATTGAATCATTGGAAAATTAACCTAGAATACGATATTTGTCAAATTAAGTCTGTTACTGGTTAGATTATTTAACCTCAGTGATTAAAGTACTACTGAAGAGACAAATATAATTAGGATTGTAAAATAATCATAAGATCCCCATTATAGTGTAGTGAAAGTACTGGATATGGTCACAACAAAATTCTTACTTCCTTTGCTTTGTTAATTATTTGGGTTTGCTTAGTTGGAATCAGGAAGTTTAGGCCTTCAATTGTTTTTTCCCTCTGTTCGAGCTTATATTGATTAAGAACTAGCCAATACATTTTCacgaggaaaagaaacaaaacatTAACGAGCTGAAGTTCTGAATTACAACAACAGCATACCtagtgtaatttcacaagtgggatctggggagggtaggaggtacgcagaccttacccctacatgTGTGGGGTAGACCGGCTGTTTGAGGTAGACCCTCGGCTCTAAAGAAATGTATCCTAGGCAGGATTGTAAGAAATAGGACAATAAAGTAGCAAAATACAAAACAAATGCAGATAGATAGTAGTACACATCGAAGAATTAAAAACTATGTGATAACTAAAGAATACTACTAAGTGTTGTCGCACTTCGTGTGGTAGAGGCAGGAGTCTAGGCCCCTCTCCTTTTctcctagttttttttttcaatgtcaaaaaaaggagaaaaggagGGGGCTAGACCCCTGCCTCTCCCACACAAAGTGCGACAACACACAGCTACATACTAACCTTATACCCTAATCCTGAACCTCCgtaccttcctatctaaggtcatgtcctcagtcagCTGAAGCTGTgctatgtcctgtctaatcacctcctcTCGCCcttcttcttcggcctacctctacatAACCCCTGCTACAGGccacctctcacacctccttactAGCACATCTTCgcacctcctcttcacatgcttGAATCATCTCAGCCTcacttccctcatcttgtccgccACGAAGGCCACTCCCAGCTTGTCCCGTATAACTTCATCCCTAAtcatatctctcctagtatgcccacacatctaTCTGAGCATCCTCATCTCCGCTAcgttcatcttttgaacgtggaCGTTCTTAATTGGCCAGCACTCGGCCCCATACAACAAAGTAGGTCTAAGCACCACTTTGTAAAACTTACCTTTAAGCCTTGGTGACACATTCAAGCTGAAGTTCCGAATTGCAACAAAAAATCCATTGATATATTTTTAATGGCCTTATATATATGGAACATATTATATTATCGAAGTGTTTATGTTTAGTATctatacatttttatattatcaGATTATCACAAGTACAAAATGTAAAATTGTAAGAATTCTTCCGAATAAATGCATTCAAAATAATGTCAAATACCATATTAAGGTGAAGCAGAATGCTATGGGTAGCTAAGGCACTAGAGACGCTTTTAACCATACTGCAAAGTTCAGATTAAAGAATGGGCCAAAGGCCCATTACAACCTGGCCCTGTCCTGCCccatttaaaattttcaaaagacaAGTTTTGCCCCACCTTGCCCCGTTTAAGTGTTGCCCTGCCCTGCTCCATTAAGGGTTTGCCCTACCCCGCCCCAATTTCCATCCCTACTCAGTCACACACAGAGCTCATCATGACGTCCCATCGTTCATCTTCCTTTAACGTTGGAACTAGAATGGTAGTGCTAGAAGATGCTTCTACAATCAGAATTTTCAGATTCTTCTGTGATTGACTTGCTGTCCCCACTATGCAATTTCTACCTTGTAATGCTGATTAAATCTTGTAATGCACAGGTTGCTCGGTTGAATCCTGAGAGGTCCATACCTGGTGCAGTTTTAAAAGGAGCTAAAGGTCTGGCAATATTAACGGTTGCTAAAGCTGGGATGCTTCTTACTTATAAACTTGGTTCTGGCCTGGTGGTTGCACGGAGGTCTGATGGCTCATGGTCTGCACCGTCTGCTATACTATCAGCCGGTTTGGGATGGGGTGCACAGGTATACTCTAAATTAATGGTTTTTGCTAATGACAGTCTCCTTCAGTTTTGAGAATGCGGTCAGTTCAGATAATATTGAACAGCTATGCTAGGAATTCAGTCGAATTGAGTGATTACATTTTTGCCTTTAATCAGATTCATTTTCTGTTTCCCGCAAAGGTTGGATCTGAAGGTCTTTTATGTTGAAGGGGAGCAAAAAGGTCCATGGGCATATCATCAGCATTTTGTTTTATCTTAATTGACAAACATTGTTTTGTTCTTCTTAAATTAAGGATTTGATCCATTTCAGCCGGACTAAAATGAATGAAACTGATTCTCCTAAATCAACTGAATAGTTGATTGGATTGTATatttgtgtgtttttttttttttcaaatttgtccTCATCCTTACTCTTAAAGGTTGATTTTTGTCTTTTTATAGATTGGAGGCGAGTTGACGGACTTCATTATTGTGCTACATGACTCTAAGGCCGTGAAAACATTTTGCAGCCGCATGCATTTTTCTCTTGGTGCTGGTTGCAGTGCTGCAGCTGGTCCAGTTGGAAGAGTTGTGGAGGCAGATCTTCGAGCTGGAGAGAAAGGTTCTGGCATGTGCTATACTTACAGTTGTAGTAAAGGTAATGTAGCCGTTGTTCTCTGCGATGGCTATCCCTTGCAAGAGTGGATGTTATCAGTAGTAGTGTGATTGTTTCTTCAGCCCACCCAAATTAATAGCCGGCAaatctataatatatatattttatataatatatgtattttATCTAGTGGTTGTAAATATTTTTGGCCGAGCAGCCAAATGTGTTAAACTTCTTCCGCTTAGAATTCCTTTGGGTTTGATTTGTATGCTTCAGGTGCATTTGTGGGAGTCTCACTTGAGGGGAATGTTGTCACAACACGGATGGATGCTAATCTCCAGTTCTATGGGGATCCTTACCTGACTACAGCTGACATTCTTCTTGGAACGCTAGAAAGACCCAAGGCTGGAGAACCCTTATATGCAGCCCTCAAAGACCTATACGAAAGCTTTCCACCACGATTGAAGGGAGTTGCCAGCAATCAAGATGGTGGGATGTTTTAGCTCTGGTACAGTCCCCTGTTCATACAAGGAGAAATGTACAGTATTTGGTTTAATAGGGTAGAAGAATTTGCTTTTGAAACAGGATAATAACTTATCTCCCTTGGAAACATTTATACTTTGTACATAAATGGCATTTGTCGTATACCATTGTTATTCTGGATTATTTGGGGTTAATTTTCGGGGTAGATTTTTATCAGATAATACTAATTGGTATTTCAGCATCCGTAAGTGCTAAAATTGGTTGTTTGAAGCTGTAGATTATGACTTGGTGGTTGTtgttggtgggggggggggggggtgttgttaAAACCTAAAAGGACAAGAACAACTAAGGAGGGAAGATGACTTCAAAGGTGGCTAAAATTGGAGTCCGgggcctaaagggtataaaaatacatggTTTTAATCAAAAGGGAACGTCCAAAAATTATTATActaaaaggggtatatcgtgggctgatccacgatataccccaattttttttttaacttgtcaGACGATtcaacaaaaaacaaaaataaaataaaaattacatgtataacgtggactgatccatgttatacaatataaattgtataacgtggatcagtccacgttatacaagttatatGTTAACTTGGACTGATCCGAATTCTGCCCTAAAATATTTCATCTTCCGCCGCTTCATTCTCTTCATTCTCTTCCATTCTCCTCCATTGCAAATACTTACAGAACCTCCATCTTcttctccttttccttctcctctattttttttttaaaccctgCAATACAGTCTAATTTTTGGAGcaacttcttcatctttatctattattgctatttaaattaaggtattttttctaagtcatataatattgtatatttatagtagatgtagatctgtttgtcttatatatcttaattgttattttttatttgtgttattttaatacgtttgtgttattttaatttgaacttaaaatatgattgttagaagcattattatataaaaggtccgatttgtttagtagcacttttgaagaaatttgttgttatgttcctgttatttttgtggattgttattTAAAAGATCTGAATaaaatttgttgttatgttgttgttatttttgtggattgttatataaaagatctgaataactaaataatatattttgttatggattgttatgctgctgttatttttgttagttttgtggatgtttgtaaaacgtggactgatccacgttatacaaaatatattgtataacgtggatcaatccaCGTTTTACAAGTATAAATCACTATCTTAAAACATTGTGGAACTGTGGATATTGCTAATAATGGACCGATGATGACATTTTCGGTACAGGAGAAAAGAATTGTGAAATGTGTCATAAAGAATCGAATTTTTTTCCTCCCATTTTGTGAATGTTGCTTTGTTTGATGTATTTATGCATTACCATAGTAATTTATGACTGCAGAACCTGTAA
Coding sequences within it:
- the LOC132603346 gene encoding uncharacterized protein LOC132603346; this encodes MLEVSIRIPKKDANPRNIETSYFTLQILTPITKQTTSAHLFLICYTDYAGTMVKFEGKVVYSSLANLEKDNAKFHFVEDEVEEDSWGRLPEDSHSAGKSYPCGYPPIESDDVLDRGCDSGNDPYNFLPQSGPPEVNLRNVLGGLVAIVTGQNKGQVSNATPQFPSSNVSFLGSGTNGDTFLHSSVYTPSAPPLVEPTAFNYSAYKDVLESEPPEWLPDSSTTVCMQCTAPFTAFTRGRHHCRFCGGVFCRTCTTGRCLLPMKFREKNPQRVCDTCYDRLDPVQGVLINTISNAVQVAKHDVMDWTCTRGWLNLPVGLSMEYEIYKSSNTLRTYAQVARLNPERSIPGAVLKGAKGLAILTVAKAGMLLTYKLGSGLVVARRSDGSWSAPSAILSAGLGWGAQIGGELTDFIIVLHDSKAVKTFCSRMHFSLGAGCSAAAGPVGRVVEADLRAGEKGSGMCYTYSCSKGAFVGVSLEGNVVTTRMDANLQFYGDPYLTTADILLGTLERPKAGEPLYAALKDLYESFPPRLKGVASNQDGGMF